The Phaseolus vulgaris cultivar G19833 chromosome 5, P. vulgaris v2.0, whole genome shotgun sequence genomic interval AATTATAGGATGCTATTGGCTTATTATTATGTGTGTTTTTGTAACTTAAATATAATGCAAGAGTGGATGAGTAAGAGTTTTGCATTGGTTAACACATTAAAGGAATCGTTGTTTAGGAGGGGGAAAATCTAGATTTGATTATCTACAATGGAAGAAACTTCTCACACCGAattctatttttctctttgtcTAGGCTCAAGAGGTGAACCAAGATTTTCTGAACATTTATTTTTGGGACGATCCTATACAAGGACCACATTCTGGAATGTGATTTTGATTCTCATGGCTATCTAGTTAATGCTTTTGTGAAGCATTTTAGGAACATGACCTGATATGATGAGGGGgcttaataatgttattatttatgATGAAGTACTAAAGGTAGGACCATACAAATGACAGATGGATTAAGAATGTAGATCAAATGTGGATGTCATGATTTTAGTATTGTTGTGAATTTATTATgagattataaaattatatgcaacatatatttttgtttgtatAAAGATTGTTGGATTAAAGCCAACCAATTGGTAGGTTGTTGGAGGGAGGATATAATCACTAAAGGGTTAGAGTTTTTCTAATTTTTGTAATGTGTTATATTTACTATGCGTACTTCTTATACCTTTTATGAAATTTCTCTTTTCAACATAAAAAGATGGAATGAGTAATATTAGAATTTATGGAGGTTTAAGAAATTTTAGTTAAGAGGAATTAATATCGAAGATAAAtgtaatagaattttttttgagACAATGTACAATACATGAATGTATAACATTAGTTAACAAGTTTTAGaagtttattatatatttttatgaagGTTTGAAAACAAGTAAATATTTGATAGAGAAGTTGGATATTAGATATATCAAAAAGAGAAGGTTAATTGATTATGGGTTGATAAACACTTGACAAGTgtcaaatgttttttatttttatatacaatTAGGTATAGAAAAGGAATGATTTGGATGAGAAAATATCATGAAAAGAGTGTCTCCCCACTAAGAGCCATGCTTGACCTAAGTGGAGACAATGGTTTGcaaattttatgaaattttgcAAAAAAGGTTAGGAAAATAGCAATAGAACAAAGAAGTATCAGAATGGCCAATCCGCTCAGTGCATACATCAAGCGCTAAATGAATTGTTGAAAGAAAACACTAAAAGAAAGAATCTTCAAGTGATAAATGCCAAGAAATCCACTAAGCGAATCTATGCTAGAGAAAGACCAAGCCATGAAGATTGGGGTTGTTGAGCATATCTGCAAGGCTCTGAGCGAAAATTATTCTTCAAGCTTAAGAAATTCATTTTGCTGGAGTTACGCTTTAAGTGGGGCCAAAAGAAATCTTCAAGCTTAAAAAAGCCCATTTTACTGGAGTTAGGCTTAGAGCAGAGCCAACAAAATTCTTTGGAGTTAAGAAAGTCTTCATTTTGCTGAGCTTAAAATAGACTATGAGCCAAAAGCGAATTGGCTATGCACTAAGCGAATAACATATTCGAGGTAACCTATCACTAAACTCTATAATAGGGAGATCATGGTTCAGAATAGGGAGGTTGAAATGAAGGTGTAACTTATGCAAAAGAAAAATAGTCCAACTGACATGCAATATCCATGACTATATGTCTTTTGTTGTTATCTATTCATTTATGAGTTTCTTTGTAAACACCATCATGAGTAGTTAAACTCATTCTGTTGGGATTGAAGAACAATGTAACATCTCtcaatttttgttatttatgaATACTTGTTGTTTCAATTCTTTTGATTTGATTGAATGTTTAATGCTTGATATGTGAGGAATCACCATTCATGCCTTTAGAACTTGAATGATATTGGGAAACATGTTCACTTTTTGAACTATTTTAAATCAACCAAATAAGTCAATGTCTAGGAAAAATTGAATGTTTGACTTGGACTATTCCCATCTTAATGCAAAAGCAGACTATTATAAGTTAAGAAATTGATTATGATAGTTTGTTGTTCTAGATAACCATGATTAatgaattaaatttgttttgagCATAAGGAATAGTAAACTTGACCAATAATGCATTTATAACTAACTATATCAAAAGAGATTTACAAAGTGATTCAATCCCAACACTTGTATTGAATAGAAAACTTCTCCTTTTTACATCAAGTTTCAATCTCATTACTTATATGTTATACTTATTTAATATCACATATGCATCCCCTTATGATCATATTCCCACTTCAAAAGGAAGGATATTTCTATTTTGGTTATAACTAGTCCCTATAAACACAACAACCTCTTTTATCAACTGTACCATAGTTGATTAGGTCCATTTGCTGAGAAATCACACTCCATCAACAATATGCAAAGATGTGAAATGAGCATAGAGACATGTTTTTGGACAAAAAATGACTAGTAAGTCTTCATAAACTATATATGTAACATCAGGTGCCAGATtaagaggaaaacaccataaagtgaattgtaacccaattgggagaatggaaggtgctagaagtatgcgtggctaattctaccctttgggattgggagtaatctgctcaaactcttatgtattgaggtgatattttatatattaatattaagttcttgattgattattaaaaaaaaaaactatatatgtAACATCTTAAGAATTTAAGTGTGAGTTTGAGCTctacattaattaaaaatgagAAAGTTATATAACATATGAAGACTAACAAACCTATTACTTTAAGGTTTTTGGTTACTTATAACTTAATAGTGTCAAATCTCTTCAATTAAACTCAGAAGACTTAACAATGGTATGAAGACATAACAATGGTACGAAGACTTTAATattcttttacatatttttttttatcttttaacaaTTATCTCTTTCAATTTACATTTGTGATTTCGTACCTTTCTTCTACACTTAGTATTCATGCTATTTAAATGTTACTTTCTTTCTATATTTcttgtttatgattttgttCATTTACATTCTTGCTTTACTCTTCTAAGAgactcttttaatttttttccaaaacttatttagtttaattttattaccattgatttgaaaaaaaacttttctAGCATTTTAGAAGCTTTCATTTTCCGAGATTCCACTTATAGATTCATATCGAAGCCAATATCATCTAGTGTTAATAGATATTAGAGCCTCAATTTGTGTCCTAGAAATACTTTTCTTAGATACAATTTAAcacatttaattaaaaattatatttaattgctagtccaaataaaaaaaataaaaatactatatttcttttaaaaatcaaCTTTTATAACTTCCTTTAAAACAGGCAAATAACTTACTcttctatttattttctttcaaaaattgGACCTATCGATTAAATTATTGAACAATTATAGTTTCCATCCTTAATTTCCCTTTCTTGTCAATTCAATATCTAGTGAGGATTTGACATGTCAAAGAACTTTCTTTTGCTCATAATGAAAATCtcatccaattttttttatagaaacatTTTGAGGGCTACAACATGGATTTACATGAACAATATGGGAAGTAATTATTAAAAGGAATCAATTGCATGCCATGTCTTGCCACAAGGAATTGTATCCATGATCTCCCAAGTAGTTGTTTGCCAAGGCATAGTACTCCTCTCCACAAGGGTCAACACACCAACTTCTATCTTCAAATGGGGATGATGGCACCAAATCCATGTCCACCCATCCCACACCAAACTCACTTGATGAATTAGCCCAATATTCAATCTCTCCCATGTTCAATGATTGAGTGCCACTCTCTTCCATATCATTGCTCTCAAACATTTCTGAACCTGTGGAGGATGCTGAATCATCATGATCCCCCATCTTGCTTCCACTTATTTCAGCCTCAAAAGACCTAATCAAGCTATCCAATCTGTCATCATCACTCTCATCACTTGGTGATGGCTCTTCCATCAATGACATTAGAAGAGCACCATTGATTTGCAGCTCATCATCCCCCTTGATGAGAGCCAAACTCTCACACATTTGAGATGCCATTCTCTTTTGGTTTGTTGTCTTAGGAAAAGAgctagaagagaagaaaaaagatgAACAATGATAGAGAGAAagagtgtgtgtgagagagagagaatagaATATGTAATAAGAGATAACAAGCTTTAGATGAATGAATTGAATGAGCCAAAGGGGGCTTTATATAGGCACTCAAGAAGGGGACATTACAACCACCTTGAACCAGACAGCCATGTGCACATGTGCACTCAAGAAAACTATGTTACATTATTGATTGATCATGCATGTTGCATATCCATATAGCatagagaaattaaaaaaagttgtgGCAATAATTAAGCAAATGTGTGTGTATGTGCTCGTGTGCTCTGGCAATAAGGACGGCTTGAAGTAAGCAAGATCTCATGGAAAAAACCATAGAATCTGACCCAAAAACCTCAATTTTGTGAGTGGGACAAGGAAACATGAAAAGACAAGCTTTCAGTGGATGAAACCTCTAGTTGCAATAAAGTGGGGAATAGTTTTTTGCATAGTATAGTGAATGGGTTTTGCATAAAGTGAGGAATAGTTTATACAATCACTTGATGGGTGTCTATGTGTTAGGGCATAATTAAAGAacaacttcaaaataatattcttttta includes:
- the LOC137835093 gene encoding uncharacterized protein — encoded protein: MASQMCESLALIKGDDELQINGALLMSLMEEPSPSDESDDDRLDSLIRSFEAEISGSKMGDHDDSASSTGSEMFESNDMEESGTQSLNMGEIEYWANSSSEFGVGWVDMDLVPSSPFEDRSWCVDPCGEEYYALANNYLGDHGYNSLWQDMACN